The proteins below are encoded in one region of Antennarius striatus isolate MH-2024 chromosome 7, ASM4005453v1, whole genome shotgun sequence:
- the adgrl4 gene encoding adhesion G protein-coupled receptor L4: MESLFKSPMKLVLLTAWLSSLMDPCSLTDICDSCHELATCKSLNGSKNACFCNHGYTGDGTTFCNDDNECHNVTNICGDRGNCTNTAGSYYCTCVSGYMSTGKSKFQPNDGTECFDIDECKSGQLCGPNSRCHNTNGSFYCTCQRDYVPISGSKHFHPDSGVRCEEHPKKYCHDNFDCISQTVNKTLEYMSNLTEPQTQLKEIAMLTSGELTSVEVIAYVEALHRSTSTLVSREKDYNVKPSVINSTLTKLVTAVNNLVEKDELVAWSRMKEEHREHTITKLLHTVEESALTLANKYKTPTELQIKASEMELKLFTFDAHHTKAKLSASMEEDRINLTPKLKPEEDRNETLSVVFVRYDSISDILKPSNDPGVTDYSTYAGTEEITVNSHVVAAAVKPADLYQLDHVTFTLQHNKPIDTKADVTKCAFWEYELDRLQGHWATHGCKTIHVNSNATTCSCNHLTHFAILMSSGQGNLVAHYTILTRITQLGMIISLICLSMCIFTFWFFSEIQSTRTTIHKNLCCSLFMAEFIFLVGINMNTHKLFCSIIAGLLHYFFLAAFAWMCIEGIHLYLIVVGVIYNKGFLHRNFYIFGYGSPAVVVAISATFGSKYYGTDKVCWLSTENNFIWSFIGPACLIILVNLLAFGVIIFKVYRHTAVKKPEMSHYENIRSCARGAMALLFVLGATWTFGVLHILNQTTLTAYLFTITNTFQGMFIFIFLCVLSRKIQEEYYRLFKNVPCCFECLR; the protein is encoded by the exons ATGATAATGAATGCCATAATGTGACTAATATCTGTGGAGACAGGGGCAACTGCACCAACACAGCTGGCAGCTactactgtacatgtgtgtccGGATACATGTCGACAGGAAAAAGCAAATTCCAGCCCAACGATGGCACTGAATGTTTTG ATATTGATGAATGCAAGTCGGGGCAGCTTTGTGGACCAAACTCGCGCTGCCATAATACGAATGGATCTTTCTATTGCACCTGTCAGCGTGATTACGTCCCAATTTCAGGCTCTAAGCACTTTCATCCAGATAGTGGTGTAAGATGTGAAG AACACCCCAAAAAATACTGCCATGACAATTTCGACTGCATCTCACAGACAGTCAACAAAACACTTGAATAT ATGAGCAACCTCACTGAGCCCCAGACACAACTGAAGGAAATTGCGATGCTGACGTCCGGTGAGCTCACCTCGGTGGAAGTGATCGCATATGTTGAGGCCTTGCATAGATCCACATCGACGCTGGTTTCAAGAGAAAAGGATTACAATGTCAAACCATCGGTCATCAACTCAACACTTACA AAATTAGTGACAGCAGTAAACAACTTGGTGGAGAAGGACGAGCTGGTGGCTTGGAGCAGAATGAAAGAGGAGCATCGGGAGCATACTATCACCAAGCTGCTCCACACTGTTGAAGAAAGTGCTCTGACACTGGCCAACAAATATAAAACTCCAACTGAGCTCCAAATCAAAGCCAGTGAAATGG AATTAAAACTCTTCACTTTTGATGCTCATCACACAAAAGCCAAACTATCAGCTTCCATGGAGGAAGATCGCATAAATCTAACTCCAAAATTGAAACCCGAGGAGGACAGAAATG AAACTCTGTCGGTGGTGTTTGTGCGATATGACAGCATCTCTGACATCCTGAAGCCGAGCAACGACCCAGGCGTCACCGATTACTCCACGTATGCAGGAACTGAGGAAATCACTGTCAACTCCCATGTGGTAGCAGCAGCAGTCAAACCTGCTGACCTTTACCAACTTGACCATGTCACCTTCACTCTGCAACACAACAAG CCCATAGACACTAAAGCTGATGTGACAAAGTGTGCCTTTTGGGAGTATGAGCTGGACAGACTGCAGGGCCACTGGGCCACTCACGGCTGCAAAACCATCCACGTCAACAGCAATGCAACTACCTGCTCCTGCAACCACCTCACACACTTTGCCATCCTGATGTCATCTGGGCAAGGGAAT CTGGTGGCCCACTATACCATCCTGACTCGGATCACCCAGCTGGGGATGATCATCTCcctcatctgtctgtccatGTGCATCTTCACTTTCTGGTTCTTCAGTGAGATCCAGAGCACCAGAACCACCATCCACAAGAATCTGTGCTGCAGCCTATTCATGGCTGAGTTCATCTTCCTGGTGGGGATCAACATGAACACGCACAAG CTTTTCTGCTCTATTATTGCAGGGCTGCTGCACTATTTCTTCCTTGCTGCTTTTGCCTGGATGTGCATCGAGGGCATCCATCTGTACTTAATAGTGGTTGGCGTCATCTACAACAAAGGCTTCCTGCATCGCAATTTTTACATCTTCGGCTATGGAAGCCCAGCGGTGGTGGTGGCGATCTCAGCAACATTTGGCTCCAAGTATTATGGCACCGATAAAGT GTGTTGGCTGAGCACAGAAAACAACTTCATATGGAGTTTCATTGGGCCAGCATGTTTGATCATTCTG GTTAATCTCTTGGCTTTTGGAGTAATCATCTTCAAAGTGTACCGACACACTGCTGTGAAAAAGCCGGAAATGAGCCACTATGAAAACATCAG GTCTTGTGCCCGTGGTGCCATGGCTCTGCTGTTCGTGCTGGGAGCAACCTGGACTTTTGGAGTGCTTCACATCCTCAATCAGACGACCCTCACTGCCTATCTGTTCACCATAACAAACACTTTCCAGGGGatgttcatcttcatcttcctatGTGTCCTGTCCAGAAAG ATTCAGGAGGAGTACTACAGGCTTTTCAAAAATGTCCCATGTTGTTTCGAATGCCTGAgatga